In Planctobacterium marinum, the DNA window CTCCATGCCAATCTCCGCGGCATTCTCTACCGCTGCCACAGAGCCTCCGATGATTTCAGTGAGCGCTCCCGCCGCCATAGAACAGGCAACACCCACTTCTCCCTGACAGCCAACTTCAGCACCAGAAATAGAGGCGTTTTTCTTATACAGAATACCGATAGCTGCAGCCGTAAGCAGATACCGATAGGCAGTATCTTTATCCACTTTTTGCACAAACTTGTCATAATAGCTAAGCACTGCAGGAATAATCCCTGCAGCACCATTGGTGGGCGCTGTAACGACTTTACCGCCAGCGGCGTTTTCTTCGTTAACTGCAAGGGCAAACAGGTTAACCCAGTCCATAGCCAACATCGGATCCTGACTGTGCTCACACTTTAAACGTCGATAAAGTCCCGGTGCTCTTCGGGTGACTTTAAGTCCTCCCGGCAAAATGCCTTCAGTTTCAATACCGCGTTTAATGCAAGCCTGCATCACTTGCCAGATATCCCACAGCTTATCGATAATCGCTTGTTTGGGCTGGAATACTTTTTCGTTTTCCAACATCAAGGCACTAATACTCAGGCCGTGATCACGGCATTTCTGCAATAGTTCTGCGGCGCTATCGAAGTTGTAGGGCACTTCCTGTTCCGCATGCTGCAAAGCCGTTACTTTTTCTTTTTCAAAGTCCTGTTCTTTAATGATAAATCCACCGCCAATGGAATAATAAGATTGGCTAAACAGCACTGTATCACCTTGCATAGCGTGAAAGGTCATGCCATTGGCATGTAGCTCCAACGTTTTACGGCGGTGGAATACAATGGCATCTTTTCTTGGAAAAGCGGTGACTTTGTCGCCATCGAGTAATAACTTTTGAGTAGAATCCACCTCCGCCAGCATGGCATCGACGTTGTCCACATCAATGGTTTCCGGTAATTCTCCCAGAAGTCCTAAAATGACCGCTTTGCCGGTTCCGTGTCCCTTTCCTGTTTGTCCTAATGAGCCAAACAGTTCGGTTACTACCGCATCAGTCTGCTCAAAAAAGCCTTTTG includes these proteins:
- a CDS encoding L-serine ammonia-lyase; the protein is MISVFDMFSIGIGPSSSHTVGPMRAAKDFNQLLKAKGFFEQTDAVVTELFGSLGQTGKGHGTGKAVILGLLGELPETIDVDNVDAMLAEVDSTQKLLLDGDKVTAFPRKDAIVFHRRKTLELHANGMTFHAMQGDTVLFSQSYYSIGGGFIIKEQDFEKEKVTALQHAEQEVPYNFDSAAELLQKCRDHGLSISALMLENEKVFQPKQAIIDKLWDIWQVMQACIKRGIETEGILPGGLKVTRRAPGLYRRLKCEHSQDPMLAMDWVNLFALAVNEENAAGGKVVTAPTNGAAGIIPAVLSYYDKFVQKVDKDTAYRYLLTAAAIGILYKKNASISGAEVGCQGEVGVACSMAAGALTEIIGGSVAAVENAAEIGMEHNLGLTCDPVGGLVQVPCIERNAMGAVKAINASRLALRGTGVQKVTLDKVIKTMWDTGNDMKSKYKETARGGLAVNIVEC